From a single Balearica regulorum gibbericeps isolate bBalReg1 chromosome 11, bBalReg1.pri, whole genome shotgun sequence genomic region:
- the ATP1B4 gene encoding protein ATP1B4, producing the protein MDGNASAEGTEGQHRTPHWTAENKHEEKVQDPDRGEDETKAEMGSKTWADLAGEMKMFLWNPEERTCLGRTAKSWGLILLFYFIFYTCLAGMFAFCMYVMLLTLSPYTPTYRDRVFPPGVMIRPYLNGFTIAFNVSQPSTWQPYVDSMHHFLAAYDDKVQEEKNIECVSGQYFIQGGNESEEKKACQFKRSLLQNCSGIEDPTFGYSTGQPCVLLKMNRIIGYRPGAGVPVSVDCKVQKGNESDLRSVDFYPGNGTFDLMYYPYYGKMTHVNYTSPLVAMHFTDVKKNYLVHIQCSLNGKGIINNINSDRFLGRIIFTLSIGK; encoded by the exons ATGGACGGGAATGCCAGCGCCGAGGGCACAGAGGGCCAGCACAGGACACCCCACTGGACGGCG GAAAATAAGCATGAGGAGAAGGTCCAGGATCCTGACAGAGGGGAGGACGAGACCAAGGCAGAGATGGGGAGCAAAACCTGGGCAGACCTGGCTGGGGAGATGAAGATGTTCCTGTGGAACCCGGAGGAGAGAACGTGCCTGGGGAGAACAGCCAAGAGCTGGG GCTTGATCTTActgttttacttcattttctatACGTGCCTGGCGGgaatgtttgctttttgcatGTACGTGATGCTGCTCACCCTGAGCCCCTACACGCCCACGTACCGGGACCGAGTGTTTCCGCCAG gaGTAATGATCAGACCATACTTGAATGGGTTCACCATTGCTTTCAACGTCTCTCAGCCCAGCACGTGGCAACCCTATGTGGACAGCATGCACCACTTCCTTGCAG CTTATGATGACAAAGTTCAAGAGGAGAAGAATATCGAGTGTGTCTCAGGACAGTACTTCATCCAAGGGGGCAATGAGAGTGAGGAGAAGAAGGCCTGCCAGTTCAAGCGCTCACTGCTGCAGAACTGCTCTGGCATTGAGGACCCAACATTTGGCTACTCTACAGGCCAGCCCTGCGTCCTGCTGAAGATGAACCGG ATCATAGGCTACCgccctggggctggggtccCTGTGAGTGTGGACTGCAAAGTGCAG AAAGGCAACGAGAGCGATCTCAGATCCGTGGACTTCTACCCTGGAAATGGGACGTTTGATCTCATGTATTATCCCTACTACGGCAAGATGACTCAC GTCAACTATACGTCCCCACTGGTGGCCATGCACTTTACAGATGTGAAGAAGAATTATTTGGTCCATATTCAGTGCAGTCTGAATGGCAAAGGTATTATCAACAACATTAACAGCGACCGCTTCCTGGGCCGGATCATCTTCACACTCAGCATCGGAAAGTAG